The following are encoded together in the Pirellulales bacterium genome:
- a CDS encoding NHL repeat-containing protein, giving the protein MSTGQQFRRPCGETTICLGVFLALSAMVDIARADLLITNWRGNSVLRYDDTTGAFLGELVASESGGLKRPIGLAVGPDGLLYVSGSESDNILRYNLQTGAFVDEFVGSGPDGIDYPLSIHFGPDGHLYAGSFGTQSIRKYDGTTGAFLGTWATEPSLNDPLDFTFSSTGQLFVSGYASGALYHFDAAGNFVQKLAEEFGDSEPWGITFGPDGNLYAASYLLNGIGRLNGTTFEYIDTFVDEVTLAGPGSIAFGPDGNLYVANWNVNNVHRYDGVTGTFLGEFVAKGSGGLFGPKAILFVNVPEPATWVMALTGLLAMPFLLRSRHRGVRA; this is encoded by the coding sequence TTGTCGACCGGCCAGCAGTTCCGCCGTCCATGTGGCGAAACGACGATCTGCCTGGGAGTGTTCCTGGCATTGAGTGCGATGGTCGATATCGCCCGCGCCGATTTGTTGATCACAAACTGGCGAGGCAACTCGGTACTGCGCTACGACGATACCACGGGCGCATTTCTCGGCGAACTGGTCGCGTCAGAAAGTGGCGGTTTGAAACGTCCGATCGGCCTGGCGGTGGGTCCCGACGGCCTGCTCTACGTGAGCGGGAGCGAGTCGGACAACATCCTGCGTTACAACCTTCAGACCGGGGCGTTTGTGGACGAATTCGTCGGCTCCGGCCCCGACGGCATCGACTATCCTCTCAGCATTCATTTTGGTCCGGATGGCCATTTGTATGCCGGCAGCTTTGGCACGCAGTCGATCCGCAAGTATGACGGCACGACGGGAGCTTTTCTGGGCACCTGGGCCACCGAGCCCTCGCTCAACGATCCACTCGACTTCACTTTCAGTTCCACGGGCCAGTTGTTTGTCAGCGGCTATGCCTCGGGTGCGCTCTATCACTTCGACGCAGCGGGGAATTTCGTGCAGAAGCTGGCCGAGGAGTTCGGTGACAGCGAACCGTGGGGAATCACCTTCGGACCAGATGGCAATCTGTATGCGGCCAGCTACCTGCTGAACGGCATCGGACGGCTGAATGGAACGACGTTCGAGTACATCGACACGTTTGTCGACGAAGTGACGCTGGCAGGTCCGGGCAGCATCGCATTCGGCCCTGACGGCAATCTTTACGTAGCCAACTGGAATGTGAACAACGTACACCGTTACGATGGCGTTACCGGCACGTTCCTCGGCGAGTTCGTCGCGAAAGGCAGTGGTGGATTGTTCGGCCCCAAGGCAATTCTATTCGTCAACGTGCCCGAGCCAGCGACATGGGTCATGGCGCTAACTGGCTTGCTGGCGATGCCATTCTTGCTTCGTTCACGCCACAGGGGCGTGCGAGCATAG
- a CDS encoding MarR family transcriptional regulator: MLQFDFENSVGYWIFATAHELSCAMNEELQAHGITYRQWEVLAWISVAGEMSQSELAARMGIEAPTLVGVLDRMERDGWITRTPSDSDRRKKIIRTTDRVEPVWSQMVACGLKIRQKATRGLSQEQLQTLRETLAAVCENLGSMKPHLREATQVTTEALT, from the coding sequence ATGCTCCAATTCGATTTTGAGAACAGTGTTGGATACTGGATCTTCGCCACGGCGCACGAGCTTTCGTGCGCCATGAACGAAGAGCTCCAGGCCCATGGCATCACCTACCGTCAGTGGGAGGTGCTGGCCTGGATTTCCGTCGCGGGGGAGATGTCGCAGAGCGAGCTGGCCGCGCGGATGGGCATTGAAGCCCCCACGTTGGTTGGGGTGCTCGACCGCATGGAGCGGGACGGCTGGATCACGCGGACCCCCAGCGACTCGGACCGGCGCAAGAAGATCATCCGCACGACCGATCGGGTAGAACCGGTCTGGTCGCAGATGGTCGCTTGCGGCCTGAAGATTCGCCAAAAGGCGACGCGGGGATTGAGCCAGGAGCAGTTACAGACACTGCGCGAGACGCTCGCCGCCGTGTGCGAAAATCTCGGTTCAATGAAGCCACACCTACGCGAAGCCACGCAGGTCACCACCGAAGCACTGACCTGA